The Mobula hypostoma unplaced genomic scaffold, sMobHyp1.1 scaffold_36, whole genome shotgun sequence genome window below encodes:
- the LOC134341593 gene encoding zinc finger protein 239-like yields the protein MAHQPVHTGERPFTCSDCGKGFTYSSRLKLHQRVHTGERPFTCSDCGRGFTRSSDLLVHKSVHTGEWPFTCSDCGKGFTCSSELKVHQRVHTGERPFTCSDCGKGFTQSSQLKVHQRVHTGERPFTCSDCGKRFTHSSTLQSHQRVHTGEKPFTCSDCGKRFTHSSTLQSHQRVHTGEKPFTCSVCGKRFTHSSTLQKHQSVHTGERPFTCSVCGKRFTQSSNLLVHQSVHTGE from the coding sequence atggctcaccagccagttcacaccggggagcgaCCATTCAcatgctcggactgtgggaaaggattcacttacTCATCTAGACTGAagttacatcagcgagttcacactggagagaggccgttcacctgctcagactgcgggaggggattcactcggtcatccgacCTACTGGTAcacaagtcagttcacactggggagtggccattcacctgctcagactgtgggaagggattcacttgctcatctgaactgaaggtacatcagcgagttcacactggggagaggccattcacctgctcagactgcgggaaaggattcactcagtcatctcaactgaaggtacatcagcgagttcacactggggagaggccgttcacctgctcagactgtgggaagagattcactcattcatccaccttacagagtcatcagcgagttcacactggggagaagccattcacctgctcagactgtgggaagagattcactcattcatccaccctacagagtcatcagcgagttcacactggggagaagccattcacctgctcagtctgtgggaagagattcactcattcatccaccctacagaaacaccagtcagttcacactggagagaggccgttcacatgctcagtctgtgggaagagattcactcagtcatccaacctactggtacatcagtcagttcacactggggagtag